One segment of Moorella sp. E308F DNA contains the following:
- a CDS encoding putative toxin-antitoxin system toxin component, PIN family — protein MEVVVSPAVITEYMGVFLRPKFAKAGTVEERQQLLEGFINLDNTILVLPDVEVNAINADPSDNRFLECAKSGKTNCLISGDSHLLALGEYEGIPIITPKQFIETFSFEELAT, from the coding sequence ATCGAAGTTGTAGTCAGCCCCGCGGTTATAACGGAGTATATGGGGGTTTTTCTCAGACCAAAGTTTGCCAAGGCCGGCACCGTGGAAGAAAGGCAGCAATTATTAGAAGGTTTTATTAACCTTGATAACACAATTTTGGTATTGCCTGATGTAGAAGTTAACGCTATTAACGCAGATCCAAGTGATAACCGTTTTTTAGAGTGCGCCAAGTCGGGGAAAACCAACTGCCTCATCTCTGGTGACAGCCATCTGCTTGCCCTGGGGGAATATGAAGGGATCCCCATAATCACCCCGAAGCAGTTTATAGAAACATTTTCTTTTGAAGAGTTGGCAACATAA
- a CDS encoding type II toxin-antitoxin system VapC family toxin — MSMADSLIAATAAIKGVKVITSNLKDFPPSLTLSLEKAIQISAPEI; from the coding sequence ATGAGTATGGCTGATAGTCTTATCGCGGCCACTGCAGCAATAAAAGGTGTGAAGGTAATCACATCAAACCTTAAAGATTTCCCTCCCTCTTTAACCTTAAGCCTTGAAAAAGCGATACAAATCTCTGCTCCAGAAATATAG
- a CDS encoding PIN domain-containing protein, producing MEYLIDTCVLIDHLTGRLAAKVSNWLEKIILSGAAVSSVIVYHELLTGARTPKAQKIVKTLLENWELPRRQYNC from the coding sequence ATGGAATATTTGATAGACACCTGTGTTTTAATCGATCATCTTACCGGCAGACTTGCCGCGAAAGTCAGTAACTGGTTGGAAAAAATAATTTTATCAGGCGCAGCGGTTAGCAGTGTGATAGTCTATCATGAGCTTTTAACAGGAGCACGAACGCCTAAAGCCCAAAAAATCGTGAAAACTCTTCTTGAAAATTGGGAACTTCCCCGTCGACAGTACAATTGCTGA
- a CDS encoding YlcI/YnfO family protein, whose product MPETKMIHIRFPATVIDKMTVYLKERGLNRNSFIVEAVTEKLRREMQVKAFRETRGALAHEDAPEWTKTGGTKWVQGLRGKDKETSLWNI is encoded by the coding sequence ATGCCCGAAACAAAAATGATCCATATAAGGTTTCCCGCAACAGTGATAGATAAAATGACGGTCTATCTTAAAGAGCGCGGCCTAAACCGCAACAGCTTTATCGTCGAAGCTGTAACCGAAAAACTGCGTCGGGAAATGCAAGTTAAAGCCTTCAGAGAAACCCGGGGCGCTTTGGCGCATGAGGATGCTCCCGAATGGACGAAAACTGGAGGAACAAAATGGGTTCAAGGCTTGCGCGGTAAAGATAAGGAGACGTCTCTATGGAATATTTGA
- a CDS encoding AbrB/MazE/SpoVT family DNA-binding domain-containing protein, which translates to MSNPLVRLTSKGQMTIPQSIRETLGLKAGDYLTIVVDEDEIRLKKVQPVKPLSKEDPIWKLVGAGNSGLKDVAAKHDHYLAEGEVERWKK; encoded by the coding sequence ATGTCCAACCCCTTAGTGCGCTTAACTAGTAAAGGGCAGATGACTATTCCCCAAAGTATCAGAGAAACTTTGGGCCTGAAGGCAGGCGATTATTTGACCATCGTGGTTGATGAAGATGAGATACGTTTGAAAAAAGTCCAGCCAGTGAAGCCCTTGAGTAAAGAAGACCCTATATGGAAATTAGTTGGTGCCGGTAACAGTGGCCTTAAAGATGTCGCTGCCAAACATGATCATTACCTGGCTGAAGGTGAAGTAGAAAGATGGAAAAAATAA
- a CDS encoding type II toxin-antitoxin system VapC family toxin has product MEKIMVDTSAVYALIDRSDDLHEKAKNLFKKLSEKDVDLILTNFILAETHALILSRIGHELAREWVKNLVWKIERVKEEDEKRAREIIIAYKDKSFSYTDATTFAVMERLKLNVALAFDNHFTQFGWQCLDV; this is encoded by the coding sequence ATGGAAAAAATAATGGTAGATACCAGTGCTGTTTATGCCCTTATTGACCGTTCGGACGATTTGCATGAGAAGGCTAAGAATCTCTTTAAGAAATTAAGCGAAAAGGATGTTGATTTAATATTAACAAACTTTATTTTGGCTGAAACCCATGCTTTAATTTTGAGCCGTATAGGTCATGAACTGGCCCGTGAATGGGTAAAAAATTTGGTTTGGAAAATTGAACGTGTTAAAGAAGAAGATGAGAAGCGAGCCAGGGAAATCATAATTGCATATAAAGATAAGTCTTTTTCTTATACCGATGCTACTACCTTTGCTGTTATGGAACGACTAAAGCTGAATGTAGCTCTGGCCTTTGATAACCATTTTACCCAGTTTGGCTGGCAGTGTCTTGACGTTTGA
- a CDS encoding FitA-like ribbon-helix-helix domain-containing protein, whose protein sequence is MPDVLIRNVSKEVLATLKQRAAAKGRSLQVELHKILEEAAGENDLDGVKMAADIRKKLLAGGKSYSDSVELIREDRER, encoded by the coding sequence TTGCCTGACGTCCTTATCCGTAATGTTTCCAAAGAGGTTTTGGCAACTTTGAAGCAGCGAGCAGCGGCAAAAGGCAGGTCTTTGCAGGTGGAACTGCATAAAATTCTGGAAGAGGCTGCAGGTGAAAATGATTTGGATGGGGTGAAAATGGCGGCCGATATAAGGAAAAAGCTTTTGGCGGGAGGAAAAAGTTACAGCGACAGCGTTGAGCTGATCAGAGAGGACAGGGAAAGGTGA
- a CDS encoding type II toxin-antitoxin system VapC family toxin gives MKIFVVDASVAVKWYIPEPHWEAAVELLERAGKGECRLWAPELIFAEIGNVLWKKCTRGEIDTEDARRILAAITQKFPARVAEIQPLLPAAFEIANGYRRSLYDSLYIALAVAKNAVFITVDKKLANALLPISLGPYVRLLQDNGLL, from the coding sequence GTGAAAATCTTTGTCGTAGACGCCAGCGTCGCCGTAAAGTGGTATATCCCGGAACCTCACTGGGAGGCGGCTGTTGAGCTTTTGGAGAGAGCGGGTAAAGGCGAATGCCGTTTGTGGGCGCCGGAATTGATTTTTGCGGAAATAGGGAATGTCCTCTGGAAAAAGTGCACGCGCGGCGAGATCGACACGGAAGACGCACGCAGGATATTGGCGGCGATAACTCAAAAATTCCCTGCAAGGGTCGCTGAGATCCAGCCTCTTCTTCCTGCCGCTTTTGAGATCGCTAATGGCTACAGGCGTTCTTTATACGACAGCCTCTACATCGCCCTGGCCGTGGCCAAAAATGCGGTGTTTATTACGGTAGATAAAAAGCTGGCCAACGCTTTGTTACCCATTTCCCTGGGGCCGTATGTCCGGCTTTTGCAGGATAATGGACTATTATAG
- a CDS encoding SEC-C domain-containing protein: MQIYQVERNDFCPCGSGRKYKKCCLPAVEEATRAVGREVGQGLTAHGQEVLATVGFICGLKWSEETKPLELSRVGRLLKEAWEEEDNASEKAFGDFLENIRNNYIRLLQEKPRLRMTRIPPDILLEIEAHQESEEELKECLAQVVAEMVNDDDFISGCIIDIAYSLHYDSYTDEEMKTLLSGLGMIINKDTREGFIEAIMSVTMEEFDATMEKIKALQDSTSEEDPEFIKKLMEILEDHIAFGDYFYTKLLRGSITAMEAIIKKEIKLNVPFYALARGVYTLKKIPGLFENDWIAECLWEENEAEHFLPAIYQVLEENRASLKDEALAESLEKFIFASQVGVVINNPELIEKLYHLCVYNFLKNPLETAPDTGGVFTSIEDLYQEEKVIRYAEALKARGLEKEADYVLAQFRTYL, from the coding sequence ATGCAGATTTATCAGGTTGAAAGAAATGATTTTTGCCCCTGCGGCAGCGGGCGCAAGTACAAGAAATGCTGCCTTCCGGCTGTAGAGGAAGCCACGCGGGCTGTCGGCCGCGAAGTAGGTCAGGGCCTTACTGCTCACGGCCAAGAGGTTTTGGCTACTGTTGGATTTATCTGCGGCTTAAAATGGAGCGAAGAGACAAAACCCCTTGAACTCTCACGAGTGGGACGGCTTCTGAAAGAAGCCTGGGAAGAAGAGGATAATGCTTCGGAAAAAGCTTTTGGAGATTTTCTGGAAAACATCAGAAATAATTATATACGCCTGCTGCAGGAAAAGCCGCGGTTACGCATGACGCGCATCCCTCCCGACATCCTCCTTGAAATCGAAGCCCATCAGGAATCGGAGGAAGAACTAAAGGAGTGTTTGGCGCAAGTCGTAGCGGAAATGGTTAATGACGATGATTTTATAAGCGGTTGCATCATCGACATAGCCTATTCGCTGCACTACGACAGTTATACGGACGAGGAAATGAAAACCCTCCTTTCCGGTTTAGGCATGATTATTAACAAAGATACCCGTGAGGGATTTATCGAGGCTATCATGAGCGTCACTATGGAAGAATTTGATGCAACTATGGAGAAAATAAAGGCCCTGCAGGATTCTACCAGCGAAGAAGATCCGGAGTTTATAAAGAAACTGATGGAGATTTTAGAAGATCATATAGCCTTTGGCGATTATTTTTACACCAAACTCCTCAGGGGTTCCATAACGGCCATGGAGGCCATTATAAAAAAAGAGATAAAGTTAAACGTTCCTTTTTATGCTCTGGCCCGCGGTGTCTATACTCTAAAAAAGATTCCTGGCCTGTTTGAAAACGATTGGATAGCAGAGTGCCTGTGGGAAGAGAATGAGGCCGAACACTTTTTGCCCGCTATTTACCAGGTATTAGAAGAAAACAGGGCGAGTTTAAAAGATGAAGCCCTAGCGGAATCTCTAGAAAAATTCATCTTTGCTTCGCAGGTTGGCGTGGTCATAAATAATCCGGAATTAATCGAAAAACTTTATCATCTGTGCGTGTATAATTTCCTCAAGAATCCCCTTGAAACAGCTCCGGATACAGGCGGGGTATTTACCAGTATTGAAGATTTGTACCAGGAAGAAAAGGTTATCCGCTACGCGGAAGCCCTAAAAGCGAGGGGATTAGAAAAGGAAGCGGATTACGTGTTGGCCCAGTTTAGGACTTATTTATAA
- a CDS encoding GNVR domain-containing protein, with the protein MAEPDGITIFHEKEAIRRLVLEAFKNIDADVFLFGSQVSGAADPYSDYDVGYNTNMPVQGSILATLKHELEELPIPGKQNMQAQRLNQVSSTIEAQQNKEEEKLNQVMEEYRQFLAQPRSVKQLNAELEAKVQLLTDFKTNLSKTQVELEGTRRALEAAEKELAETPTTLKTVKVVGDDPLLLNITESKTGRPSQEVAGLKLEDEEPNPIYLSLATQANTYRMQVAQLQEKIASLQEQIRKTEKELQELHGELAEKQLIDDKYQVQIKNLQENYRSLMVRSEDARVAGSLDTSVQTRLIAPAVAPTSPVKPRKLLNTAIAVVLGLMVGVFTAFFLEAWNAPVYRKGEIVE; encoded by the coding sequence GTGGCTGAACCCGACGGAATTACCATCTTCCATGAAAAAGAGGCTATCCGTCGGCTGGTGCTGGAAGCTTTTAAAAACATCGACGCGGACGTTTTTCTTTTTGGCTCTCAAGTAAGTGGCGCTGCCGATCCTTACTCTGATTATGATGTAGGGTATAATACCAATATGCCTGTACAGGGATCTATTCTAGCAACTTTAAAACATGAATTAGAAGAATTGCCTATACCTGGGAAGCAAAATATGCAAGCTCAGAGGCTAAACCAGGTGAGTTCCACCATTGAAGCCCAGCAAAATAAAGAAGAAGAAAAGCTAAATCAAGTCATGGAGGAATACAGGCAGTTTCTGGCCCAGCCGCGTAGCGTAAAACAGTTAAATGCCGAGCTGGAAGCAAAAGTCCAGTTGTTGACAGATTTCAAAACAAATCTGAGCAAAACCCAGGTGGAGCTGGAAGGCACACGCCGTGCCCTGGAAGCTGCAGAAAAGGAGTTGGCAGAAACGCCTACCACTTTGAAGACCGTAAAGGTGGTAGGTGATGATCCGTTACTGTTGAATATAACTGAAAGTAAAACCGGCCGTCCGTCTCAAGAAGTAGCCGGTCTTAAGCTGGAAGATGAAGAACCCAATCCAATTTATCTCTCTTTGGCGACGCAGGCCAATACATATAGGATGCAGGTAGCCCAATTACAGGAAAAAATTGCTTCGCTGCAGGAACAAATCAGAAAAACGGAAAAGGAGTTACAAGAACTGCATGGCGAATTGGCCGAAAAACAATTGATAGATGATAAGTACCAGGTTCAAATCAAAAACTTGCAGGAAAATTATCGTTCCCTAATGGTTCGCAGTGAAGATGCACGTGTAGCCGGTTCTTTGGATACCAGCGTCCAAACACGTTTAATTGCTCCCGCGGTCGCACCCACAAGTCCTGTAAAGCCGAGAAAATTGTTGAATACAGCAATAGCCGTAGTATTGGGCCTTATGGTAGGAGTTTTTACCGCCTTTTTCTTGGAAGCGTGGAATGCACCGGTCTACAGGAAAGGGGAAATTGTTGAATAA
- a CDS encoding uridine kinase family protein, with product MTDKLRLLKYINLPRINLYRCGDLYDYFYGPMVPSMGYLKVFDLLYYDPGFILMYPQAGDPFHIPPFHDLPKLARIFKEAEEWANILDVGDVGALNDKVVSGEINEIILVNEGLHEKKIANIADMIYAGKDKIKIVLIAGPSSSGKTTFARRLSIQLRVLGLKPYPLSLDDYFVDREHTPKDESGNYDFESIRALHLELFNQHLAALLNGEEVEIPRFNFRTGLREWIGRKYKMEKDAVLVIEGIHGLNEILTSSVPRENKYKIYISALTQLNIDNHNRIPTTDSRLMRRIVRDYLYRGRDAATTILTWPQVRAGEEKNIFPYQEEADIMFNSALVYEMCILKKYAAPLLREIPVSSPAYLEAKRLLTFLSYFLEAEENAIPNNSIIREFIGGSCFE from the coding sequence ATGACCGATAAGCTCAGGTTATTAAAGTATATAAATCTTCCCCGCATCAATCTTTATCGATGCGGCGATTTATATGATTATTTTTACGGGCCTATGGTGCCGTCCATGGGTTATTTAAAAGTATTCGACCTGCTTTATTATGACCCCGGCTTTATTTTGATGTATCCCCAGGCCGGAGACCCTTTTCACATACCACCCTTTCATGACCTCCCCAAGCTCGCCAGGATTTTTAAAGAGGCCGAGGAATGGGCTAACATCCTAGACGTTGGCGATGTTGGAGCGTTGAACGATAAAGTTGTGTCGGGAGAAATCAATGAAATAATCCTGGTAAATGAAGGCCTGCATGAAAAAAAGATTGCCAATATCGCCGACATGATATACGCGGGCAAAGATAAAATAAAAATTGTGCTTATTGCCGGCCCGTCTTCTTCAGGTAAGACTACTTTTGCCAGGAGGTTGTCAATACAGCTAAGAGTTTTAGGATTAAAACCTTACCCGCTGTCTTTGGACGATTACTTTGTCGACAGGGAACATACGCCAAAAGATGAAAGCGGGAATTACGATTTTGAGTCTATCAGGGCGCTGCACCTGGAGCTCTTTAACCAGCACCTTGCGGCCCTTTTAAATGGCGAAGAAGTAGAAATACCGCGGTTTAATTTTCGCACGGGATTGAGGGAATGGATCGGCAGGAAATATAAAATGGAAAAGGATGCCGTACTTGTGATTGAAGGCATTCACGGGCTAAATGAAATTTTGACTTCATCCGTGCCGCGCGAAAACAAATATAAAATCTATATCAGCGCCCTGACCCAGTTAAATATAGATAACCATAACCGCATACCCACTACTGACAGCAGGCTGATGAGGAGAATTGTTAGGGATTACCTGTACCGGGGCCGTGATGCCGCAACAACCATCCTTACCTGGCCGCAGGTCAGGGCAGGGGAAGAGAAAAATATTTTTCCTTACCAGGAAGAAGCCGACATTATGTTTAATTCTGCCCTGGTATATGAAATGTGTATTTTAAAGAAATATGCTGCACCTCTCCTGAGGGAGATACCCGTGAGCAGCCCGGCCTATCTGGAGGCTAAAAGGTTATTGACTTTTTTAAGTTATTTCCTGGAAGCCGAAGAAAATGCGATACCTAACAACTCAATTATAAGGGAGTTTATCGGTGGAAGCTGTTTTGAGTAA
- the flgL gene encoding flagellar hook-associated protein FlgL codes for MRITNRMLGQNVIRNINRNLEIMSRTQEQMASGKRVNRPSDDPIVVARVLAFKTAIAANEQYKKNMEDARGWLDASERALDMATSTLQRARELAVYGANGTMPEESMKALAEEVDQLIGEMVQIANTSYGGRFLFGGSVTTEAPFDSAGSYKGNTDALEWEVAPQVVLTVNENGAAVFKQNGNDVFQLLADLRDYLKANDNNAVSDTLDRFDRAIDHILDIRAVLGAKSNRLEMATARLDDTQINLTKTMSKLADIDLAETVMNYKNQENVYLASLATGAMVLQPSLIDYLR; via the coding sequence GTGCGCATCACCAACCGCATGCTCGGGCAGAACGTCATCCGCAACATCAACCGCAACCTGGAGATCATGTCCCGCACCCAGGAACAGATGGCTTCCGGTAAGAGGGTTAACCGCCCCTCCGATGATCCCATCGTCGTCGCCCGGGTACTGGCCTTTAAAACCGCTATCGCCGCCAATGAGCAGTATAAAAAGAATATGGAAGACGCCAGGGGGTGGCTTGATGCCTCGGAAAGGGCTCTGGACATGGCCACTTCGACCCTTCAGCGCGCCCGTGAGCTGGCCGTCTATGGTGCCAACGGGACCATGCCGGAAGAATCCATGAAAGCCCTGGCAGAAGAAGTAGATCAGCTCATCGGTGAGATGGTGCAGATAGCCAACACTTCCTACGGTGGTCGTTTCCTTTTCGGCGGTAGCGTGACAACGGAGGCACCCTTTGATAGCGCGGGCAGTTATAAGGGGAATACTGACGCCCTTGAGTGGGAAGTTGCCCCCCAGGTGGTGTTGACGGTAAATGAAAACGGTGCGGCAGTCTTCAAGCAAAACGGCAACGATGTCTTCCAGTTGCTGGCAGATTTACGCGATTACCTGAAGGCTAACGATAATAATGCCGTCTCCGATACCCTCGACCGCTTCGACAGGGCCATCGACCACATCCTGGACATCCGCGCCGTCCTGGGTGCCAAAAGCAACCGCCTGGAGATGGCCACTGCGCGCCTGGATGATACCCAGATCAACCTTACCAAAACCATGTCCAAGCTGGCAGATATCGACCTGGCCGAAACCGTTATGAATTATAAAAACCAGGAAAACGTCTACCTGGCTTCCCTGGCCACAGGCGCCATGGTCCTGCAGCCAAGCTTGATTGATTACCTGCGGTAA